From a single Sulfolobus sp. E5-1-F genomic region:
- a CDS encoding zinc ribbon domain-containing protein: protein MTKQCPKCGYVNPDDANYCSRCGYPLPQQPVISSNYPSTPPPNPLRPDRITASLNIFTRNLSIIFPSIIMLIIEIILIAVLGAITAGIGLILPVAFTVTAVIFSIIIGIIDAIIFSITVHTTTYMAQDAVMGTPLNLSTAFTKARNSLNRLYPIIAILVVLGILLGISRSVGLGWIIEGLVGVLLYIYSASAVLNKPTSLSETLNWYSRAFSADAGGAIVMLIGSLFSLIPVLNIFVIPYTSILTYLMVKDIS from the coding sequence ATGACAAAGCAATGTCCTAAGTGCGGGTATGTTAATCCGGATGATGCAAATTATTGTAGCAGATGCGGATATCCATTACCGCAACAGCCAGTAATATCTTCAAATTATCCCTCTACACCTCCACCTAATCCCCTCAGACCAGATAGGATAACTGCATCGCTAAATATCTTCACAAGGAATCTCTCAATTATATTCCCTTCAATAATAATGTTAATAATAGAGATTATATTAATAGCGGTCCTTGGTGCAATAACTGCTGGAATTGGTTTAATCTTACCTGTAGCCTTTACAGTTACGGCTGTAATATTTAGTATAATTATAGGGATTATTGATGCGATTATCTTCAGCATAACAGTACATACAACCACTTATATGGCCCAAGATGCTGTTATGGGAACTCCACTGAATTTAAGTACAGCTTTCACAAAGGCTAGAAATTCCTTAAATAGGTTGTATCCTATAATTGCTATACTTGTAGTATTGGGAATATTGTTAGGAATAAGCAGGTCGGTTGGGTTAGGCTGGATAATAGAAGGACTAGTTGGAGTACTATTATATATATATTCTGCTTCAGCAGTCTTAAATAAACCAACAAGTTTATCTGAAACACTAAACTGGTATTCGAGAGCATTTAGCGCAGATGCAGGTGGAGCAATAGTTATGCTAATTGGATCGTTATTTAGCTTAATACCAGTATTGAATATATTTGTAATACCTTATACTTCAATTTTAACCTATTTAATGGTAAAGGATATTAGTTAA
- a CDS encoding CBS domain-containing protein codes for MKLKDVFNNTIPLKIDRYTSLYKALELMDKKGVNFALIVDNSKGDNIIGIITRSIILRSLAKGISQNESVSKVMIKNAITINGEEDLIDTFIFMMKNKYNSLISN; via the coding sequence ATGAAACTTAAGGATGTCTTCAATAATACTATACCCTTAAAAATTGACCGATATACTAGCCTTTATAAAGCATTAGAACTTATGGATAAAAAAGGAGTTAATTTCGCTCTTATAGTTGACAATAGTAAAGGAGATAATATTATAGGAATAATAACTAGGAGTATAATTTTAAGGTCACTTGCAAAAGGGATCTCACAAAATGAATCCGTATCAAAAGTTATGATTAAGAACGCGATTACTATAAACGGAGAGGAGGATTTAATAGATACCTTTATTTTCATGATGAAAAATAAATATAACTCACTTATTAGCAATTAA
- a CDS encoding thiolase family protein: MVAIIDANLTRFGKRKESLLELAGEAALPLVRKYEIDFVVVSNTYSGEFNSLSGINNLITTYLSIDTVPSIRVDNTSGSGGSAILVAKSLLDSKIAKTVLVLGVEKMSERNTKQVTSVIASLLSPEERVAGLTLPSLAGLMTKEYMRRYNAPREAFALVAVKNHYNGSLNPYAHIQKVVSLEEVLNSPIIADPLTLYEFTPISDGAAAIVMVRDEDAYSFSKKPVFIKGIGASSDTSYLSEREDILSINSVKNAGLIAKRMAKVDKVDFAELHDMATVLEIVEAEELGLLRKGEGWKAYYNDYTKINGEMPINTSGGLNSKGHPIGASGIAQAIEAFLQIRHEADSRQVKNASVGLSLSMAGFGNSATVIVYGDEP; this comes from the coding sequence ATGGTTGCAATTATTGATGCAAACTTAACCAGATTTGGGAAGAGAAAGGAGAGCTTGTTAGAGCTTGCGGGAGAAGCTGCGTTACCATTAGTACGAAAATATGAAATTGATTTTGTAGTTGTTTCTAACACCTATTCTGGAGAATTCAACTCCTTATCTGGTATAAATAACTTAATTACAACCTATTTGTCAATTGACACCGTACCATCAATTAGGGTTGATAATACTAGTGGAAGTGGAGGTTCTGCAATATTGGTTGCTAAATCGTTACTTGATTCTAAAATTGCCAAAACCGTATTAGTCTTAGGTGTTGAGAAAATGTCTGAGAGGAATACCAAGCAAGTTACATCAGTAATAGCCTCCTTATTATCGCCAGAAGAAAGAGTTGCTGGACTAACACTACCTTCACTTGCAGGATTGATGACGAAGGAGTATATGAGGAGATATAATGCACCAAGAGAGGCATTTGCTCTAGTGGCAGTAAAAAATCACTATAATGGCTCTTTAAATCCATATGCTCATATTCAGAAGGTAGTGTCTTTAGAGGAAGTTTTGAATTCACCTATCATAGCAGATCCACTAACCCTTTACGAATTTACCCCAATTAGTGATGGAGCAGCAGCAATTGTTATGGTAAGGGATGAAGACGCATATAGTTTTTCCAAAAAGCCCGTATTTATAAAAGGTATAGGGGCTTCGTCGGATACATCTTATTTGTCTGAACGTGAGGATATATTATCAATAAATTCAGTGAAAAATGCTGGATTAATTGCCAAGAGAATGGCTAAGGTTGATAAGGTTGATTTTGCTGAACTTCATGATATGGCTACAGTCTTGGAAATAGTTGAGGCTGAGGAGTTAGGTTTATTAAGGAAAGGAGAAGGATGGAAGGCATATTATAATGATTACACAAAGATTAATGGCGAGATGCCAATAAACACCAGTGGAGGGTTAAATTCTAAAGGTCATCCAATAGGGGCAAGCGGAATAGCTCAAGCAATTGAGGCATTTTTACAGATTAGGCATGAGGCAGACAGTAGACAAGTTAAAAATGCTAGCGTTGGTCTATCTCTGAGCATGGCTGGCTTTGGAAATTCAGCAACTGTAATAGTTTACGGTGATGAGCCTTGA
- a CDS encoding CBS domain-containing protein: protein MNITHLLAINETGKIIGVVTLRDVLSAINKEWEKDID from the coding sequence ATAAATATAACTCACTTATTAGCAATTAATGAAACGGGAAAAATAATAGGCGTAGTTACTTTGAGGGACGTTCTCTCAGCCATAAATAAGGAATGGGAAAAAGATATTGATTAG
- a CDS encoding zinc ribbon domain-containing protein has protein sequence MIYVCKNCGYSFWVKRARCPRCYSTEFNTKNIEEVELLISWKLTATPDGFEDKYWLCLVKSDNVKLFCRSLSEPKNKMRIKENGLCEPLA, from the coding sequence TTGATCTATGTGTGTAAAAATTGTGGCTATTCGTTTTGGGTTAAGAGGGCCAGATGTCCAAGGTGTTATTCAACGGAATTTAACACCAAGAATATAGAGGAGGTGGAACTATTAATATCGTGGAAATTGACTGCTACCCCTGATGGATTTGAAGACAAGTATTGGCTTTGTCTAGTCAAATCTGATAATGTTAAATTATTCTGTAGGTCCTTAAGTGAACCTAAAAATAAAATGAGGATAAAAGAAAATGGCTTATGTGAACCATTAGCTTAA
- a CDS encoding M48 family metallopeptidase yields MHSITTYWWKYYLASFFSILVIGIVVSSMNITIPYFFLIQIGLVFGLWYLISPIIMILVFKMRKASQDITLMVEDLSKKFNVKVSRIYTINDNFLNAFAFGNIIFRGIAVTLPLYESLTPEELVAVLSHEIAHIRNYDPEVMLLTIFSINSIYATLINYLPLVSLFFLIIYLVILLPLVFYVHRKIERRADLTAVKINPEITYWLESSLIKIGYLSRSIPTNMLRYIPPIQILLAKEFIVNNTIIDKKGVLSFRTHPSLKERLLYLSQYERQKMYYL; encoded by the coding sequence GTGCACTCTATAACCACATATTGGTGGAAATATTATCTAGCATCCTTCTTCTCTATTTTAGTAATTGGCATAGTAGTATCATCCATGAATATAACCATACCCTATTTCTTTCTAATTCAAATAGGACTAGTATTTGGTTTGTGGTACCTCATTTCTCCAATTATAATGATACTTGTGTTTAAAATGAGGAAAGCTTCTCAAGATATCACCTTAATGGTAGAAGATCTTTCAAAGAAATTTAACGTTAAGGTGTCCAGAATTTATACTATAAATGATAATTTCCTTAACGCTTTTGCCTTTGGAAATATAATTTTTCGAGGAATCGCAGTTACTTTACCATTATATGAGAGTCTAACCCCAGAGGAGTTAGTAGCAGTTCTCTCTCATGAAATTGCCCATATAAGGAATTATGATCCAGAAGTCATGCTACTTACAATATTTTCCATAAATTCAATCTACGCGACACTTATCAATTATCTGCCTTTAGTTTCCTTATTTTTCCTTATAATATATTTAGTCATCCTGTTGCCTTTAGTTTTTTACGTGCATAGAAAAATAGAAAGGAGAGCTGATTTAACTGCAGTGAAGATTAATCCTGAGATAACTTATTGGCTAGAAAGTTCTTTGATAAAAATTGGATATTTAAGTAGAAGCATCCCTACTAATATGCTGAGATATATCCCCCCAATACAGATATTGCTGGCTAAGGAATTTATTGTAAATAATACTATTATTGATAAAAAAGGTGTTCTCTCATTTAGAACTCATCCGTCTCTAAAAGAGAGATTATTATATTTATCTCAATACGAGAGACAAAAAATGTATTACCTTTAA
- a CDS encoding transcriptional regulator produces MVNLRLNLKQDELKCENCGVKLSENEIYVREINGKEHYFCCSHCADKYEARFKEAAGSSCC; encoded by the coding sequence ATGGTTAATCTAAGGTTAAATCTAAAGCAAGACGAGTTGAAATGTGAGAATTGTGGAGTTAAACTATCTGAAAATGAAATATATGTAAGAGAAATCAATGGCAAAGAGCATTACTTCTGTTGTTCTCATTGTGCCGATAAATACGAGGCTAGATTTAAGGAAGCAGCAGGATCCTCATGTTGCTAG
- a CDS encoding DUF504 domain-containing protein, with amino-acid sequence MKIKDAINMVRWKYEENLDDYVILIKDRLTETGLKEISFSEIYTIDNNYLYLKHEDIVIPLHRVLMIRRKSDNALIWKRGD; translated from the coding sequence ATGAAAATTAAAGATGCAATAAACATGGTTAGATGGAAATATGAAGAAAACTTAGATGATTATGTCATTTTGATAAAAGACAGACTAACTGAGACCGGTTTAAAGGAGATTTCGTTTAGTGAGATTTATACTATAGATAACAATTATTTATATCTTAAACATGAAGATATTGTGATTCCTCTTCATAGGGTACTTATGATTAGGAGAAAAAGTGACAATGCATTGATCTGGAAACGTGGAGATTAG
- a CDS encoding C2H2 type zinc finger domain-containing protein, protein MPLCPSCEIRFTTWHDLANHMDFMANVKSDKSHVMWLNRNLSINRMEIDELASALEKFFLTPDSLSMWIRTRFIEKFYGDNPHPFIVAMQNPTKGVLLGYVIEHQHFLKNWVKVLSSIVFKTDKDDVLQYELENISVEFIGYNGRPAHYELLLRMGEALGMPREKILSTPPLPSTQSAIGTWRKIAESKTWLETMAAMHSLELVADRSLVKYGAKLHYFNPEILSSDEYPQAVKDFLREGYEADVSHAGEALEMVEKYAKEIEMKEKVQVVVLKSFDAFSKYLLARLERGFEIEPGLLKRVIR, encoded by the coding sequence ATGCCATTATGTCCTTCATGCGAAATAAGATTTACCACATGGCATGATTTAGCCAATCACATGGATTTTATGGCGAACGTTAAGAGTGACAAATCTCATGTAATGTGGCTAAATAGAAATTTATCAATAAACAGAATGGAGATTGACGAACTAGCATCTGCCTTGGAAAAGTTTTTCTTAACACCCGACAGCTTATCAATGTGGATTAGGACAAGATTTATAGAGAAATTTTATGGAGATAATCCTCATCCCTTTATTGTCGCAATGCAAAATCCTACTAAAGGAGTATTATTAGGCTATGTAATTGAACATCAACATTTTTTGAAGAATTGGGTTAAGGTATTATCATCAATAGTATTCAAAACTGATAAGGACGATGTCTTACAATATGAACTTGAGAATATCTCAGTTGAGTTTATAGGTTATAATGGTAGACCAGCTCACTACGAGTTATTGCTAAGGATGGGAGAAGCCTTAGGAATGCCGAGAGAGAAAATATTGTCAACACCACCATTACCCTCTACGCAGTCAGCAATAGGAACATGGAGGAAAATTGCTGAAAGTAAAACCTGGTTGGAGACGATGGCAGCAATGCATAGTCTCGAATTAGTAGCTGATAGAAGTTTAGTTAAATATGGTGCTAAATTACACTATTTTAATCCAGAAATACTTTCCTCTGATGAATATCCCCAGGCTGTTAAGGACTTTTTGAGAGAAGGATATGAGGCTGATGTTTCACATGCAGGAGAAGCTCTAGAAATGGTTGAGAAATACGCTAAGGAAATTGAAATGAAGGAAAAAGTGCAAGTTGTTGTACTTAAATCATTTGACGCTTTTTCAAAATATTTATTAGCTAGATTAGAGAGAGGATTTGAAATAGAACCAGGTCTACTAAAGAGGGTGATTAGATGA
- a CDS encoding TA0938 family protein encodes MKIIVNGKEAGTKEKGCALCGGTWGDYYEDIDGEKLFFCCDICALEFVNMANEIKKRTNWRKIDELIINGNYYTGRTCSAKNENKEYKFYVKFNDEGGVETFKELS; translated from the coding sequence ATGAAGATTATTGTTAATGGCAAAGAAGCAGGTACAAAGGAAAAAGGTTGTGCTCTATGCGGAGGAACTTGGGGAGATTATTATGAGGATATTGATGGCGAGAAGTTGTTCTTCTGTTGTGATATATGTGCACTAGAATTCGTAAACATGGCGAATGAGATTAAGAAAAGAACAAATTGGAGGAAAATTGATGAGTTGATAATAAATGGAAATTATTATACGGGAAGGACGTGCTCGGCTAAGAATGAAAATAAGGAGTATAAATTTTACGTTAAGTTTAATGACGAAGGAGGAGTAGAGACTTTTAAGGAATTAAGCTAA
- a CDS encoding GYD domain-containing protein — protein sequence MAIFIVLSNLTDKGAETIADKPERIKEVNEELAKIGAKVKEQYVVFGDIDFINIVEVDNVETFLKALIELNSRGTVRTKTYLAIPVDEAIKAIKTTPPIGHPHEKK from the coding sequence ATGGCAATATTCATAGTTCTTTCAAATCTCACAGATAAGGGAGCTGAGACTATAGCAGATAAGCCAGAAAGAATAAAAGAGGTAAATGAGGAGTTAGCTAAGATAGGAGCTAAGGTAAAGGAGCAATATGTAGTATTTGGTGATATAGATTTTATTAACATAGTAGAAGTGGATAATGTCGAAACGTTCCTTAAGGCATTAATTGAGCTGAATAGCAGAGGTACTGTAAGGACAAAGACCTATTTAGCGATTCCCGTTGATGAGGCGATAAAGGCTATTAAGACTACACCACCTATTGGTCATCCACATGAAAAGAAATAA
- a CDS encoding S9 family peptidase, with protein sequence MKPEDYYYSIKLIPEITIAKGKLFHVETWIEEDKYKSSIYLNLHRITFQGNESSPKFHNDKLYFIRNEESKSSLLEAQLYGEPKIVFTFSGRILKYDFHSKGILVIAEENTDKTLPFRAEKIKYRFDSRGLLRARQSLYLFDGKDLRKLVSGDFDVTDVATNGNRIVISATKDGDDYGLGNLYEVNIETGELNRITKEDGTVQAIAMNSDGKIVFLGHRKGLTPWASLEIILPEEGKSYICGKTCGNKVLTDLFDGAKDKIVFEKDIILSLGQEGGTSHIYQISDNKVDKVTSGNIMVRGFDYSDDELAYFYSTPEKPVILKYGDIEYDPNPNVKGYTPERIVINSNGMEIEGWSIIRDPNKPTILFIHGGPHMAYGYGYFIEFQFFVDNGFNVIYANPRGSQGYGENFAKACVGDWGGRDFEDLINFVNTIKEKYGLKGKFGVTGGSYGGFMTNWVVTKTDMFSAAISERSISNLVSMCGTSDIGFWFNIIESGITDPWSAEGIEKLMRISPIYYVKSVKTPTMLIHGEEDYRCPIEQAEQFYVALKMQGVPTVLVRYQGDSHEHARRGKPKNMIDRLKTKLEWFSKYLL encoded by the coding sequence ATGAAACCAGAAGATTACTACTACTCGATCAAATTAATACCTGAAATAACTATAGCGAAGGGAAAATTATTTCACGTAGAGACATGGATAGAAGAGGATAAGTACAAATCATCAATTTATTTGAATCTTCATCGGATAACCTTTCAAGGAAACGAATCATCTCCAAAGTTCCATAACGATAAGCTTTACTTTATAAGAAATGAGGAATCGAAATCATCCTTACTAGAAGCACAACTCTATGGTGAGCCAAAAATAGTTTTTACATTTTCTGGTAGAATATTGAAATACGACTTCCATAGCAAGGGAATATTAGTAATAGCAGAGGAAAATACAGATAAGACATTACCGTTTAGAGCTGAGAAGATAAAATATAGGTTTGATAGTAGAGGCTTATTGAGAGCTAGGCAATCACTTTATTTATTCGATGGTAAGGATTTGAGAAAGCTTGTCAGCGGGGACTTCGACGTTACAGATGTAGCTACAAACGGCAATAGGATTGTAATTTCGGCAACTAAAGATGGAGATGATTATGGATTAGGAAATTTGTATGAGGTGAACATAGAAACTGGGGAGTTAAACAGAATAACGAAAGAAGATGGAACTGTTCAAGCAATCGCTATGAATAGCGATGGTAAAATAGTATTTCTAGGACATAGGAAAGGACTAACTCCATGGGCTTCTCTCGAAATAATTTTGCCAGAAGAAGGAAAGAGTTACATTTGTGGAAAGACTTGCGGAAATAAAGTATTAACTGATTTATTTGATGGTGCAAAGGATAAGATAGTATTCGAAAAGGATATAATACTCTCCTTAGGTCAAGAGGGAGGTACGTCGCATATTTATCAAATCTCTGATAATAAGGTAGATAAGGTAACTAGCGGAAATATAATGGTAAGAGGATTTGATTATAGTGATGACGAACTAGCCTACTTCTATTCTACTCCAGAAAAACCCGTAATACTAAAGTATGGAGATATAGAATATGACCCTAATCCTAACGTTAAAGGATACACTCCAGAGAGAATTGTAATAAACTCTAATGGAATGGAAATCGAAGGATGGAGTATAATTAGAGATCCTAATAAACCAACAATATTATTTATCCATGGAGGACCGCACATGGCATATGGGTATGGTTATTTCATAGAATTCCAGTTCTTCGTAGATAATGGATTTAACGTAATATATGCAAATCCTAGAGGTAGCCAAGGATATGGAGAGAATTTCGCTAAAGCTTGTGTGGGAGATTGGGGTGGAAGGGATTTCGAGGATCTAATAAACTTCGTGAATACAATTAAGGAAAAGTATGGTTTGAAAGGTAAATTTGGTGTTACAGGTGGTTCTTATGGAGGTTTTATGACCAATTGGGTAGTAACGAAGACTGATATGTTTTCAGCTGCCATTAGTGAAAGGAGCATATCAAATCTAGTTAGCATGTGTGGGACTAGTGATATAGGTTTTTGGTTTAATATTATTGAATCAGGGATCACTGATCCGTGGAGTGCTGAAGGTATAGAGAAATTGATGAGAATTTCTCCTATTTATTATGTGAAAAGCGTTAAGACACCTACTATGTTAATTCACGGCGAGGAAGATTACAGATGTCCAATTGAACAGGCTGAGCAATTTTATGTCGCATTAAAGATGCAAGGGGTCCCAACAGTGTTAGTAAGATATCAAGGTGATAGTCATGAACACGCTAGAAGGGGAAAGCCTAAGAATATGATAGACAGACTAAAGACTAAATTAGAATGGTTTAGTAAATATCTGCTCTAA
- a CDS encoding ArsR/SmtB family transcription factor yields MEPLTNELESLFSALADGTRLKIVLFLLDKGEATVDEISKSLGKSQSLISHHMACLRNCGIVKVRRDGKFSYYSISTPEIIELIKLSINHVRKYSQSILSCDVLAEEKGQVKLSR; encoded by the coding sequence GTGGAACCTCTTACAAATGAATTAGAATCGTTATTCTCTGCATTAGCTGATGGGACGAGATTAAAAATAGTGCTCTTTCTATTAGATAAAGGAGAAGCTACTGTCGATGAAATAAGCAAATCTTTAGGTAAATCGCAATCTTTAATATCTCATCATATGGCTTGTCTAAGAAATTGCGGAATAGTCAAGGTTAGAAGAGATGGTAAATTTTCATACTATTCAATATCAACACCTGAAATAATTGAGCTAATAAAACTATCTATAAATCACGTCAGAAAATACAGCCAATCTATCTTATCTTGTGATGTTCTTGCAGAAGAAAAAGGTCAAGTTAAATTATCTCGTTAG
- a CDS encoding MFS transporter, whose protein sequence is MQDDYGYAYLLLSRILRSIGIIYITLSSSLYLSEIGVKLEIIGIIFLGAIGFSSALNLALGMIGDRTGYKKVLIFVEILASIASILLALSINRILIFIALIIGGVGGTAGGIRGVFSPGLTALVASNWIDEKERVRRLSFLMSASSLSGIGGSVLLSIRSYISNSVEGYRILYFLSFALLLASAISLLFVKEVRRPKKTSKIMKKSSIKYISKVIVSNSITGFGLGIAIPLLPLWYKLAFHATSFEIGLLFTISYLTTAIGSLLSNKIRFDPLKVASITRILNGVFLIAMAFSPWLTLAAGLYIARGLNAGIGAPNRSAVNIRGVSAEDFGTASSFQGLATRLSQMSSGISGYLLDISYSLPLEIGGILQAVGGYLYMKLLAMSTNRKVDS, encoded by the coding sequence TTGCAAGACGATTATGGCTATGCTTATCTTCTATTATCAAGGATTTTAAGGAGTATAGGAATAATTTACATAACTCTCTCCTCCTCACTATACTTATCTGAGATTGGTGTGAAACTTGAAATTATAGGAATAATATTTTTAGGAGCAATAGGATTTTCATCGGCTCTTAACCTAGCCCTAGGTATGATAGGTGACAGGACTGGTTACAAAAAAGTTTTGATCTTTGTAGAAATATTGGCTTCAATTGCATCAATACTGCTTGCCCTTTCGATTAACCGAATTCTAATCTTTATAGCTCTGATAATAGGGGGAGTTGGAGGAACTGCTGGCGGTATAAGAGGAGTATTTTCACCAGGTTTAACTGCATTGGTGGCTAGTAATTGGATTGATGAAAAGGAAAGGGTAAGAAGACTAAGTTTCCTAATGTCAGCTTCATCCTTATCTGGAATAGGAGGGAGTGTTCTCCTTTCAATAAGGTCCTATATAAGCAATTCAGTTGAGGGATATAGAATACTATATTTCCTATCATTTGCATTACTCTTAGCTTCAGCAATATCATTACTTTTTGTTAAAGAGGTTAGGAGGCCTAAAAAGACTTCTAAGATTATGAAAAAGTCCAGTATAAAATACATTTCTAAAGTTATAGTTTCAAACTCAATAACTGGATTCGGACTAGGTATAGCTATTCCACTCCTCCCATTGTGGTATAAGTTAGCTTTTCATGCTACTTCTTTCGAAATAGGATTACTCTTTACAATATCTTATTTAACGACTGCAATAGGTTCACTGCTTTCGAATAAAATAAGGTTTGACCCATTAAAGGTAGCTTCGATAACTAGGATACTGAATGGTGTGTTCTTAATTGCGATGGCCTTTTCACCTTGGTTGACTTTAGCGGCTGGATTATATATCGCAAGGGGTTTAAACGCTGGGATTGGAGCACCAAATAGGAGTGCAGTTAATATTAGAGGAGTGTCTGCTGAAGATTTTGGTACTGCTTCAAGCTTTCAAGGTTTGGCGACAAGGCTGTCACAAATGAGCTCTGGTATTAGTGGTTACTTATTAGATATCTCATATTCATTACCATTAGAAATAGGAGGTATATTACAAGCTGTGGGCGGTTATCTCTATATGAAACTATTAGCTATGTCTACTAATAGAAAAGTCGATTCTTAA
- the merA gene encoding mercury(II) reductase, whose protein sequence is MEDLVIIGYGAAGFAALIKANELGIKPVVVGYGEIGGTCVNVGCVPSKRMLRIGELYNYSSKIVGKKLFPEFFKAFQDKAEIVNSLRKEKYEDLINSYDVKLKIGKAHFISPNAIKVNGEIIEAKKFIIATGSSPDIPNIKGLTEVGFWTNVEALSPNKTISSLAIIGGRALGLEFAQMYKRLGVDTIILQRSERILPNWEPEISLAVKNYLEDIDNIPVFTNVRVKEVRKGKEGKIIVTDKGEVEADEILLATGRKPNVDLNLDAAGIELNDKGGIKVNEELRTSNPNVFAAGDVIGGPMLEALAGRQGSIAAENAILNVKRSIDMISVPQAVFIEPNVAKVGLTALEAIKEGYDIDYRVVKMSNIPKARILREDYGLIKMVIDRKFRNILGVHMFGKYAAEVINEAALAIKFRATIDDLIDTIHVFPTMGESLRIIALAFTSDITKMSCCV, encoded by the coding sequence ATGGAAGACTTAGTGATCATAGGTTATGGTGCAGCTGGATTTGCGGCGTTAATAAAAGCAAATGAGTTAGGAATAAAGCCAGTAGTTGTAGGTTATGGAGAAATAGGTGGAACTTGTGTTAATGTAGGATGCGTTCCCTCGAAGAGAATGTTGAGAATAGGTGAGTTGTACAATTATTCTTCAAAAATAGTAGGAAAAAAGTTATTTCCAGAATTTTTCAAAGCCTTTCAAGATAAGGCTGAAATCGTAAATTCACTACGAAAGGAAAAATACGAGGATCTGATAAATTCATATGATGTTAAATTAAAAATCGGTAAAGCGCATTTCATTTCACCTAATGCAATTAAAGTAAATGGGGAGATAATAGAGGCTAAAAAGTTTATAATAGCCACAGGTTCTTCTCCAGATATACCTAACATTAAGGGTTTAACTGAAGTTGGATTTTGGACGAATGTAGAAGCCTTATCACCAAACAAGACAATATCATCCTTGGCTATTATAGGTGGCAGGGCTTTAGGGTTAGAGTTTGCGCAAATGTACAAGAGACTAGGAGTTGATACTATAATTCTTCAAAGGAGCGAAAGAATATTACCAAATTGGGAACCGGAAATCTCTCTCGCAGTTAAAAACTATTTAGAAGATATTGATAACATTCCAGTTTTTACGAATGTGAGAGTTAAGGAGGTTAGGAAAGGAAAGGAGGGAAAGATAATAGTTACGGACAAAGGTGAAGTTGAAGCTGACGAAATCCTACTGGCTACTGGAAGAAAGCCTAATGTAGATTTGAATTTAGACGCAGCGGGGATCGAGTTAAACGATAAGGGAGGCATAAAAGTTAATGAAGAATTAAGAACCTCAAATCCTAATGTGTTTGCGGCCGGGGATGTAATTGGTGGTCCTATGTTGGAAGCTTTAGCTGGAAGACAAGGTTCAATCGCAGCAGAAAACGCAATACTGAATGTAAAAAGAAGTATTGATATGATTAGTGTGCCTCAAGCTGTGTTTATAGAACCCAATGTAGCTAAAGTCGGTCTTACTGCGTTAGAGGCTATTAAAGAAGGTTATGATATAGACTATAGGGTCGTTAAGATGAGTAATATACCTAAAGCGAGGATATTAAGGGAAGATTATGGATTGATAAAGATGGTTATAGATAGGAAGTTTAGGAATATTTTAGGTGTTCACATGTTTGGTAAATACGCTGCTGAAGTGATAAATGAGGCAGCGTTAGCAATTAAATTTAGGGCTACAATAGACGATTTAATTGATACAATACACGTCTTTCCTACAATGGGAGAAAGTTTAAGAATAATAGCGTTAGCTTTCACCAGTGATATTACTAAAATGAGTTGCTGTGTTTAA